The Chlamydia trachomatis A/HAR-13 nucleotide sequence TAAAGAGCGTTGCTACAGTATTTCAGGTAAAAATTCAGGACCTCAAAGGGTCTTCCAGAGCTAAAAATGTTCCTTTGGCTCGACAAGTTGCCATGTATTTAGCAAAAACTCTAATTACAGATTCTCTTGTTGCAATCGGTGCTGCTTTTGGGAAAACTCACTCAACAGTTCTTTATGCGTGCAAGACAATTGAACAGAAAATAGAAAAAGACGCTCTGCTAAAAAATCAGATTAGCTTATGCAAGAATAATATAGCGATAGACTCACCACAACACTTTGTGTAGTCTTGAAAAGCTTTCATTATTTTAATGTGGGGAGAGGAATGTTCAAAAGACCTGCAAAAAATTTCTTTGATGAAGTCCAAACTCTGTATGAGGATAGTGGTGCCAACTCCACGAGTTACAGTATATATCCCCAAAGAACAGAACGTTTAGAAAATCATTCAAATATTTTTGAACCAGCTAAGCCCGCGGAAACACGATTGCTATCTCAAGAAGAACATTCTCAATGGACTGATCAACAAGAAGAACTCGCAACTCAAGAAAGCTCCTTCCCGGAAGAACCTGAAACTACTTTAGGTGAGGGAGTCTCTTTCAAAGGAGAATTAACTTTTGAGAGACTCCTTCGTATTGACGGGACGTTCGAAGGTATTCTTGTCTCTAAAGGAAAGATTATTGTTGGCCCTCAAGGATATGTCAAAGCCAATATAGAACTTGAAGAAGCTGTGATAGCAGGAGTCGTTGAAGGCAATATTACAGTAACTGGAAGAGTATCTCTTCAAGGAAGAGCTATGGTTACAGGAGATATTCAAGCAGGAAGTCTATGTGTGGATGAGGGTGTACGCCTGTGTGGTTATGTCTCTATTCAAGGAGCCCCCTCTAATGAGCAAGAGGAAATAGACTCATAAAAATCGCGTTGTCAGGTACTTGGCTAAAAATTTCTTCGCGCACTCTTCTATTAAAAGGATAAATAGAAAGAATGCATATGTTTTCTGCTGAGTCTAAAGCTTTTCTTTTCCTATACCAAGATCTCTTTTCGCAAGGAACTTTCAAATATCTGGCTATAGACTCCACAATGTTTCTCTCTATGTCTTTTGAAGAAAAGATAATCCGATCAATTGAGCACTGATTTAGTATTAGAGCTCTCAAAGCAGCTTTCGAGAAACTCTGCTCTCCACTTCTATTCCCTAAACATGCGCAACGATATAAAGCTAATGTCTCAGGCATAAGCTCATACAAATATAAAGAGAGATGCGGAGATAAGGCTGAACAAGTAGAACAGATCGCCGAAATCTCCCCTATATTCAACGTTTCTAAACACCTAGTACAACGATTATCGTAAATACGTTTACTACATCGCCGCCAACAAGATAGACAAATCTCTCTTCCTGGAGCTTTACAAATGCAGCAAAGGACCGGAAATATTTGTCGAATAACAAATATTAGAATCCTATAAACAACCGAGTTTTTTATTCGTAAAAATTTTAATAATTTGTTACGTTTTGAACGTGTAACGTTCTCAACCTTTCTCTCAGACACAATGCTCGAAAAACTTGTCGATTCCCTTTGGAAAATTTGTCGTAAAAGCAAATTTCAACACATGACGCCTATCGCAGATGCTGTTGATACTTTTTGCTTCGAGCCTCTACACACCCCATCTTCTCCACCGTTCGTTAGAGATGCTGTTGACGTCAAGCGTTGGATGATGTTGGTTGTAATTGCGCTCATGCCAACGATCTTTGCAGCCGTCTGGAATTCGGGTCTACAAGCTCTGGTCTATCAATCCTCTGATCCACGAATCATGGAGGCATTCTTACACATATCTGGATTTAAGAGCTATTTTTCATTCGTTTCACAAGAGATCGGTATAGGATCCGTCCTTTTTGCTGGATGCAA carries:
- a CDS encoding bactofilin family protein; translation: MFKRPAKNFFDEVQTLYEDSGANSTSYSIYPQRTERLENHSNIFEPAKPAETRLLSQEEHSQWTDQQEELATQESSFPEEPETTLGEGVSFKGELTFERLLRIDGTFEGILVSKGKIIVGPQGYVKANIELEEAVIAGVVEGNITVTGRVSLQGRAMVTGDIQAGSLCVDEGVRLCGYVSIQGAPSNEQEEIDS